GCGTTCAGGCGCGCGGCATCGACACTTCCGGACTCAAGATTTCCAACCGGGCGCATGTGATCATGCCGTACCATCGTCTGCTCGACGAAGCGGAAGAAATCGCGCGCGGCGATTTCAAGATTGGTACGACCAAACGGGGCATCGGTCCCTGCTACATGGACAAGAATTCCCGCTGCGGCATCCGGATTGTTGACCTGATGGATGCGGAAGAATTTGCGCTCGTGCTGAAAAGGAACATCGAGGCGAAGAATCGTCTGCTGAAATGCATGTATGATATGGACGGTTTTGACTATGAAACCGTGAAAGCCGAATATTTGGCGTATGCGGAACAACTGCGCCCGTATGTGGCGGATACCTCTTATGAACTCAACGAGTCGATCGATGCGGGCGAAAAAGTCCTCTTCGAAGGCGCGCAGGCGACGCTGCTCGACCTGGATCACGGCACGTATCCGTATGTCACTTCTTCGCATCCGATCGCAGGCGGCGTCTGCGTCGGCGCGGGCATCGGCCCGACGAAAATCGGCAAAGTCGTCGGCGTAGTCAAGGCGTATACGACTCGCGTCGGAGAAGGCCCGTTCCCGTCGGAACTGCATGATGCAGTAGGCGATCATATCCGCGAACGCGGTCATGAATACGGCACCACGACAGGTCGTCCGCGTCGTTGCGGCTGGCTTGACGCGCGCGTCGTGCGCTATGCGGGCAAGCTGAGCGGCATCGACTACATGGCGATTACCCGTCTCGACATTCTCGATGAAATGAAGACGCTGAAAATTTGCGTCGGTTACACCTATAAAGGCCAGCCGCTGAACGAGTTCCCGGCCAGCCTCAAAGTATTGGCCGAAGTCGAACCGGTCTACGAAGAGCTGCCGGGCTGGCAGTCCGATACGACCGCGATTCGCCGCTATGAAGACCTGCCGCTGAATGCGCGCCGTTATCTGGAACGTCTCAGCGAAGCGGCTGAGATCAAGATCGGCATCGTGTCGGTCGGTCCGCGTCGTGATCAAACGATGATCCTACACGAAATGTTTGCTTAATCGATTACCCCCGGCGAATGCCGGGGGTTTAGAGTGTAGACAAGTGAAAAAACAGAATACGATAACAGGAACGAATAGAAGGATTAAAGGAAACGATAACACGAAGAAGCGAAGCGGGCCGATACTATCGGCCCGGCGAGAAGAAAGGAAGAATTTAAAATCTCTTCCGACCTTCCCTTCTTCGACTCTTCGTGTAAAAACGTCTCACTTGATTTCGTTTTGTCAACAGGCGCTACCCCCGGCGAATGCCGGGGGTTTTTAGCTATTTTTTGC
Above is a window of Azotosporobacter soli DNA encoding:
- a CDS encoding adenylosuccinate synthase; this translates as MGSVVVMGTQWGDEGKGKIVDYLAEQADVVVRYQGGNNAGHTVVVGGEEFKLHLLPSGILYNGKTCLIGNGVVIDPGVLLKEIKGVQARGIDTSGLKISNRAHVIMPYHRLLDEAEEIARGDFKIGTTKRGIGPCYMDKNSRCGIRIVDLMDAEEFALVLKRNIEAKNRLLKCMYDMDGFDYETVKAEYLAYAEQLRPYVADTSYELNESIDAGEKVLFEGAQATLLDLDHGTYPYVTSSHPIAGGVCVGAGIGPTKIGKVVGVVKAYTTRVGEGPFPSELHDAVGDHIRERGHEYGTTTGRPRRCGWLDARVVRYAGKLSGIDYMAITRLDILDEMKTLKICVGYTYKGQPLNEFPASLKVLAEVEPVYEELPGWQSDTTAIRRYEDLPLNARRYLERLSEAAEIKIGIVSVGPRRDQTMILHEMFA